In Thermocrinis minervae, a single genomic region encodes these proteins:
- a CDS encoding C39 family peptidase, with translation MILLLLLPFLFSFKLLDVPFVKQEKDFCGPSALSSVLAYYGIHKSQQEIAKYVYIPALKGALITDLENYAKSLGLRTELFQGSLENIKEQIDKGHPVILLVDLGNAFVSVPHYLVVIGYDENYFYVHTGYKPREKMSYQELYRIWSKMGRVALVVYP, from the coding sequence GTGATCCTCCTTCTCCTCCTGCCTTTCCTTTTTTCTTTTAAACTCCTTGATGTTCCTTTTGTAAAGCAAGAGAAAGACTTCTGCGGGCCCTCTGCCCTGAGCAGCGTACTGGCCTACTATGGAATACACAAAAGTCAGCAGGAGATAGCCAAGTACGTCTACATACCGGCTCTAAAGGGAGCTCTTATAACAGACCTTGAGAACTACGCCAAAAGCTTAGGCCTAAGGACAGAGCTTTTCCAGGGTAGCTTAGAAAATATAAAGGAACAGATAGACAAAGGACATCCGGTCATACTGTTGGTAGACCTGGGTAACGCCTTTGTGAGCGTACCCCACTACTTGGTGGTCATAGGTTACGATGAAAACTACTTTTATGTACATACTGGGTACAAACCAAGGGAAAAGATGAGCTACCAAGAACTTTACCGGATCTGGTCAAAGATGGGAAGGGTAGCCTTGGTGGTCTACCCATGA
- a CDS encoding SelB C-terminal domain-containing protein, translated as MNLLKEQIREYKELYDYKDILSYAVRKGYVHSLGNYLYISDGLLRDYVKRLKELGETFSVQDAKSVLGLSRKYLIPLLEYLDRTGIIRREGDVRRFVKGFML; from the coding sequence ATGAACCTCCTCAAAGAACAGATAAGGGAGTATAAGGAGCTTTACGATTACAAGGACATCCTTAGCTACGCCGTACGAAAAGGATACGTGCACAGTCTAGGGAACTATCTGTACATAAGCGACGGATTGCTCAGGGACTATGTAAAAAGGTTAAAAGAATTAGGAGAGACCTTTAGTGTGCAGGATGCAAAAAGCGTTTTAGGGCTGAGTAGAAAGTATCTTATACCCCTCCTTGAGTACCTGGATCGTACAGGAATAATAAGAAGGGAAGGAGATGTAAGGAGGTTCGTAAAAGGCTTTATGCTATAA
- a CDS encoding F0F1 ATP synthase subunit gamma, whose product MPKLSPRDIRRKIQGIRNTKRITNAMKVVSAAKLRKAQELLFSSRPYSDRLYEVIRNLASHIDQNVHPLFQAREERSCDLILITADRGLAGAFNSNIIKQAEEFIKDKSFKGIKVNLILIGRKGVQYFSRREYPIIKGYDEVFRKEINFEVVKDVGNLVRERYINRETDRVYLLVNEMKTRVQYRPTLRTFLPVEAIQTEEKDYAVYEFEVSREEFVNKLINLYLNFQLYRAMLESNAAEHFARMTAMDNATRNADELIRTWTLIFNKARQESITYELVDIVNAVEAMK is encoded by the coding sequence ATGCCAAAGCTTTCACCAAGGGATATAAGGAGAAAGATACAAGGTATAAGGAACACAAAAAGGATAACCAATGCTATGAAAGTTGTTTCCGCCGCAAAGCTCAGAAAAGCCCAAGAACTTCTCTTCTCCTCAAGACCTTACTCGGACAGACTCTACGAGGTGATAAGGAACCTGGCCTCTCACATAGATCAGAATGTGCACCCCCTTTTCCAGGCAAGGGAAGAAAGGTCCTGTGATCTTATACTCATAACCGCAGACAGAGGTCTTGCCGGAGCCTTCAACTCTAACATCATAAAGCAGGCCGAAGAGTTTATCAAAGACAAAAGCTTCAAGGGTATAAAGGTTAATCTTATCCTTATAGGTAGGAAGGGTGTACAGTACTTTAGCAGAAGAGAATACCCCATAATAAAAGGCTACGATGAGGTCTTCAGAAAGGAGATAAACTTTGAAGTGGTAAAAGATGTGGGAAATCTGGTGAGGGAGAGGTACATTAACAGAGAAACAGACAGGGTCTACCTGCTCGTTAACGAGATGAAGACGAGGGTTCAGTACAGGCCGACCCTAAGGACATTCCTTCCAGTGGAGGCTATACAAACGGAAGAGAAAGACTACGCTGTCTATGAGTTTGAGGTAAGCAGAGAAGAGTTTGTCAACAAGCTGATAAACCTTTACCTGAACTTCCAGCTCTACAGAGCTATGTTAGAATCTAACGCTGCCGAGCACTTTGCCCGTATGACAGCCATGGACAACGCCACCAGGAACGCGGACGAACTTATAAGGACGTGGACACTCATCTTTAACAAGGCAAGACAAGAGTCCATAACCTATGAACTTGTGGACATTGTAAACGCTGTAGAAGCTATGAAATAA
- the atpD gene encoding F0F1 ATP synthase subunit beta: MKGRIVQVIGAVVDVEFDTKDLPPIRHGLKTRRKFIDDRGNWAEEDLYFEVAQHIGERRVRTIALGPTDGLVRGQPVEYLGGPIKVPVGRETLGRIFNVVGQPIDEAGPVNAKEYWPIFREPPSLEEQSTKVEILETGIKVIDLLEPYVKGGKVGLFGGAGVGKTVLMQELIHNIAKYHKGFSVVIGVGERTREGNDLWHEMKESGVLPYTVMVYGQMNEPPGVRFRVAQTGITMAEYFRDVEGQDVLVFIDNIFRFVQAGSEVSTLLGRLPSAVGYQPTLNTDVGEVQERITSTKKGSLTSVQAVYVPADDITDPAPYSVFAHLDATTVLARRLAELGIYPAVDPLESTSKYLAPEFVGEEHYRVAMEVKRILQRYKELQEIIAILGMEELSEEDKAIVNRARRIQRFLAQPFHVAEQFTGMPGKYVRLEDNIRSFAEILTGKYDHLPELAFYMVGTIEEVVEKAKALGAKV, from the coding sequence ATGAAGGGAAGGATAGTTCAAGTAATAGGTGCAGTCGTGGACGTGGAGTTTGACACAAAGGACCTTCCACCCATAAGGCACGGTCTTAAGACGAGGAGAAAGTTCATAGATGACAGAGGAAACTGGGCAGAAGAAGATCTGTACTTTGAAGTAGCTCAGCACATAGGTGAGAGGAGAGTTAGAACAATAGCTCTTGGTCCTACTGATGGCCTTGTTAGAGGTCAGCCTGTTGAGTATCTCGGTGGACCCATAAAGGTGCCCGTGGGAAGAGAGACTCTTGGAAGGATATTCAACGTGGTAGGCCAGCCCATAGACGAGGCGGGACCCGTTAACGCCAAAGAGTACTGGCCCATATTTAGAGAACCTCCATCCCTAGAGGAGCAGTCCACCAAGGTGGAGATCCTTGAGACGGGTATAAAAGTCATAGACCTGCTTGAACCTTACGTTAAGGGTGGTAAGGTAGGTCTCTTCGGTGGTGCCGGAGTAGGTAAGACGGTCTTGATGCAGGAGCTCATACATAACATAGCTAAGTATCACAAAGGTTTCTCGGTGGTCATAGGCGTTGGAGAGAGGACCAGGGAAGGAAATGACTTGTGGCACGAGATGAAGGAGTCTGGAGTCTTACCCTACACGGTGATGGTATACGGTCAGATGAACGAACCACCAGGTGTGCGTTTCAGGGTTGCACAGACAGGCATCACCATGGCTGAGTACTTCAGAGATGTAGAAGGTCAGGACGTTCTAGTTTTCATAGACAACATCTTTAGGTTCGTCCAGGCAGGATCGGAAGTATCAACCCTCTTAGGAAGGTTGCCATCGGCCGTTGGATACCAACCTACCCTGAACACAGACGTAGGTGAAGTTCAAGAAAGGATTACGTCCACAAAGAAAGGATCTCTAACCTCTGTTCAGGCTGTCTACGTGCCAGCTGACGACATAACAGACCCAGCCCCTTACTCAGTGTTCGCTCACCTAGACGCTACAACTGTCCTGGCGAGAAGGCTTGCAGAGCTTGGTATATATCCAGCTGTTGACCCTCTTGAGTCTACATCCAAGTATCTGGCACCGGAGTTTGTAGGAGAAGAACACTACAGAGTAGCAATGGAAGTAAAGAGGATACTTCAAAGGTACAAAGAGCTACAGGAGATAATAGCCATACTAGGTATGGAGGAGCTTTCAGAGGAGGACAAGGCCATAGTAAACAGGGCAAGGAGAATACAAAGGTTCCTAGCCCAACCTTTCCACGTGGCAGAACAGTTCACCGGTATGCCTGGTAAGTACGTAAGGCTAGAGGACAACATTAGGAGCTTTGCAGAGATCCTCACAGGAAAGTACGACCATCTTCCTGAGCTTGCCTTCTACATGGTGGGTACCATAGAGGAAGTGGTGGAGAAAGCCAAGGCTCTGGGGGCTAAGGTTTGA
- the rph gene encoding ribonuclease PH, whose product MRKDSRGNLELRPIRIVRDYLIYPEGSVLVEFGNTKVVCTVSVQETVPPFLKGKGQGWITAEYSMLPRATQTRNVRESVQGRIGGRTHEIQRMIGRAMRTALDLTKVGERTFWVDCDVLQADGGTRTAAISGAFVALADAVIKLYNEGVLNSTPIKDFVAAVSVGIVNGEILLDLNFEEDSQAAVDMNVVATGSGKISEIQALGEENSFTREEFNRMLDAALMGISQLIELQKAFFHIENGLWKRKAVKEARL is encoded by the coding sequence TTGAGGAAAGACTCAAGGGGTAACCTAGAGCTAAGACCCATAAGGATAGTAAGGGATTATCTTATCTATCCAGAAGGATCCGTACTGGTAGAGTTTGGAAACACCAAAGTAGTATGTACCGTCTCCGTACAGGAGACGGTGCCGCCTTTTCTGAAGGGTAAAGGTCAGGGTTGGATAACCGCTGAGTATTCCATGCTACCAAGGGCTACACAGACCAGAAACGTAAGGGAGTCGGTCCAGGGTAGGATAGGCGGAAGGACTCACGAAATTCAAAGGATGATAGGAAGGGCGATGCGTACAGCTCTTGACCTCACCAAGGTAGGAGAAAGGACCTTCTGGGTAGACTGTGACGTACTTCAGGCAGATGGTGGTACACGGACAGCTGCCATAAGCGGAGCGTTCGTTGCTTTGGCGGATGCTGTCATAAAGCTGTACAACGAAGGAGTTTTAAACTCTACACCCATAAAGGACTTTGTGGCTGCAGTGAGCGTTGGTATAGTAAACGGTGAGATCTTATTAGACCTTAACTTTGAGGAAGATTCACAGGCTGCAGTAGATATGAACGTAGTAGCAACAGGCTCGGGTAAGATATCCGAGATACAAGCCCTTGGGGAGGAAAACTCCTTCACAAGGGAAGAGTTTAACAGGATGCTGGATGCAGCACTTATGGGCATATCCCAACTTATAGAACTCCAAAAAGCTTTTTTCCATATAGAGAACGGCCTCTGGAAGAGAAAAGCTGTCAAAGAGGCGAGGCTGTAG
- a CDS encoding flippase-like domain-containing protein: protein MRSLIYWFMITLLLVFGSMFYIIKKYFTKDAIDLLLHANRKYLILSLLALAMYHTFDNLRLFVLSRAVGLKYNFGYGYVISLINTFGATITPAHVGGEFISFYTLMRKGGKLHKVMSVVTMKTLSGLSFFLLALPFAGYSLAQNPKKAVELLSLLALAFFLTGVAYLILRYFLKKKSESSSLKSKLKYTLKRYAVFMRIYLRDRKISLFLSVVSSVLLYISFLSIGSFLVLAFNEDVSFWEVLYTQLGLVYAIFMSPTPGGSGVGEVGALSVFASFVDPEVLGLFAILWRFISQYLSATLGGLFLVLLAWKDLILKRST from the coding sequence GTGAGGTCTTTGATCTACTGGTTCATGATCACACTCCTTCTTGTCTTTGGGAGCATGTTCTACATAATCAAGAAGTACTTTACCAAGGATGCTATAGACTTACTTCTGCATGCCAACAGAAAGTACCTTATACTCTCCCTCCTGGCCCTTGCCATGTATCATACCTTTGACAACCTCAGGCTTTTCGTACTTTCAAGGGCTGTAGGACTTAAGTACAACTTTGGCTATGGGTACGTTATATCTCTGATAAACACCTTTGGAGCTACCATAACTCCCGCCCATGTAGGTGGTGAGTTCATAAGCTTCTACACGCTAATGAGAAAAGGGGGAAAGCTACACAAAGTGATGAGTGTGGTCACCATGAAAACACTCTCGGGTCTATCCTTCTTTTTGCTGGCTCTACCCTTTGCAGGGTATTCACTCGCACAGAACCCAAAGAAGGCCGTAGAGCTTCTTTCCTTACTGGCCTTAGCCTTTTTTCTGACAGGGGTCGCATACCTTATACTCAGATACTTTCTGAAGAAAAAAAGTGAAAGCTCAAGTCTCAAGAGCAAGCTAAAGTATACTCTCAAAAGGTACGCCGTTTTTATGCGTATATACCTAAGGGATAGGAAAATAAGCCTCTTTCTTTCTGTGGTCAGCAGTGTGCTTTTGTACATCTCCTTCCTCTCAATAGGTTCCTTCCTCGTGCTTGCCTTCAACGAGGACGTATCCTTTTGGGAAGTGCTTTACACCCAGCTTGGGCTTGTTTACGCCATCTTTATGAGTCCCACTCCTGGTGGTAGTGGAGTGGGTGAGGTGGGAGCTCTTAGCGTGTTTGCATCCTTCGTGGATCCGGAGGTTCTCGGTCTTTTTGCCATACTGTGGAGATTCATAAGCCAGTACCTAAGTGCCACGTTGGGTGGACTGTTTCTCGTGCTCTTAGCCTGGAAGGATCTGATCCTGAAAAGATCTACATGA
- the lpxK gene encoding tetraacyldisaccharide 4'-kinase — MNPYALAVRIRNFLYDRSLLKKCHVPTFVISVGNLSVGGSGKTSLVRYLAKELSKELKVCILLRGYKRKTRGTLLVSHGDGPLCKSWQECGDEAFMLATILKGVSVVVDEDRCRGAKYAIDELKPQVIILDDGFQHRRIERDLDILLIKRSDLKDRLLPFGRLREPLDSIRRASAIVLSYQDLYPLELNTDKPTFRMFRKDWKVLDARLEPVEDYRDLEFTAFCGLGDNSQFFETLDRLGIKVVERLSFPDHYDYSGFKKDPNKLYITTLKDFVKFDDRDGLYVLDFSLEVPGFLEYVKTCYNISVNSFKEVENGS; from the coding sequence ATGAACCCTTACGCTCTGGCAGTCCGCATAAGGAACTTTCTGTATGATAGGTCTCTGCTCAAGAAGTGTCATGTTCCTACCTTTGTCATATCAGTGGGCAACCTCTCTGTAGGTGGTTCCGGTAAAACTTCCTTGGTTAGGTACTTAGCTAAGGAACTTTCTAAGGAGCTGAAAGTTTGCATACTCTTAAGGGGATACAAGAGAAAGACAAGGGGAACCCTTTTAGTATCTCACGGAGATGGGCCTTTATGTAAAAGCTGGCAGGAGTGTGGAGACGAGGCCTTTATGCTGGCCACAATACTCAAAGGAGTTTCTGTAGTGGTAGACGAGGATAGATGCAGAGGAGCTAAGTATGCCATAGATGAACTAAAGCCGCAGGTGATAATCTTGGATGATGGATTCCAACACAGGAGGATAGAGAGGGACCTGGACATACTGCTCATAAAGAGGAGTGACCTTAAAGATAGGCTTTTGCCCTTTGGAAGGCTCAGAGAACCCCTTGATTCCATAAGAAGAGCCTCTGCCATAGTCCTATCTTACCAAGATCTCTATCCGTTGGAGTTAAATACAGACAAACCAACCTTTAGGATGTTCAGGAAGGATTGGAAGGTTTTGGATGCGAGGCTTGAACCTGTGGAGGACTACAGGGACCTTGAGTTTACCGCTTTCTGCGGTCTTGGAGACAACAGTCAGTTCTTTGAAACCCTTGACAGGCTTGGTATAAAGGTTGTGGAAAGGCTGTCCTTTCCAGACCATTACGACTACTCTGGTTTTAAAAAGGATCCTAACAAGCTTTACATAACCACGCTAAAGGATTTTGTAAAGTTTGATGATAGGGATGGGCTTTACGTGCTAGACTTTAGCCTGGAGGTGCCAGGTTTTTTAGAATACGTAAAAACATGCTATAATATATCCGTCAATTCCTTCAAGGAGGTAGAAAATGGATCTTGA
- the acpP gene encoding acyl carrier protein, which translates to MDLEQKVKSIIADQLGVEVEKLVPEAKFVEDLGADSLDVVELIMAFEEEFGIEIPDEDAEKIRTVGDVIEYLKQKVQG; encoded by the coding sequence ATGGATCTTGAACAGAAAGTAAAGAGTATAATAGCAGACCAACTCGGGGTAGAGGTGGAAAAACTGGTTCCAGAGGCCAAGTTCGTAGAAGACCTGGGAGCCGACTCCTTGGACGTGGTTGAACTCATAATGGCCTTTGAGGAAGAGTTTGGTATAGAGATTCCAGATGAGGATGCCGAGAAGATAAGGACGGTAGGGGACGTTATAGAGTACCTAAAGCAGAAGGTTCAAGGCTGA
- the fabF gene encoding beta-ketoacyl-ACP synthase II, with protein MRRVVVTGLGVVSPIGTGVDKFWNNLINGVSGVDRIRRFDPEEIGLTVHIAAEVKDFNPEDYFDKKEAQKVSDFIKFAVAASEEAIKDAGLLDSSINPYRVGVIIGTGIGGLRDIEEQQKILLEKGPRRVSPFFIPYGISNMAAGLVAIRYGFKGPNYCVVSACATGNHSIGDAFRLIQKGDIDVAIVGGCESAITPLGVAGFASMRALSTRNHEPQKASRPFDRDRDGFVMGEGAGILVLEEYEHAKARGAKIYAELVGYGATDDAYHITAPCADGEGAYMCMKLALEDAGIPPHEVDYINAHGTSTPLNDKSETLAIKRLFGDHAYKLKISSNKSMIGHLLGAAGAVEAVATVKTIQTGIIPPTINLENPDPECDLDYTPNVAQKKEVVVAISNSFGFGGTNACLVFRKI; from the coding sequence ATGAGAAGGGTTGTAGTCACGGGGCTTGGTGTAGTAAGCCCCATAGGTACAGGTGTTGATAAGTTTTGGAACAACCTCATAAACGGAGTGAGCGGTGTTGACAGGATAAGGCGCTTTGATCCAGAGGAGATAGGTCTCACCGTTCACATAGCTGCAGAGGTGAAGGATTTTAACCCTGAGGATTACTTTGACAAGAAGGAAGCTCAGAAGGTATCCGATTTTATAAAGTTTGCCGTTGCAGCCTCCGAAGAAGCCATAAAGGATGCAGGCCTGCTGGATAGTTCCATAAACCCTTACCGCGTAGGCGTCATAATAGGTACAGGCATAGGTGGACTAAGGGACATAGAAGAGCAGCAGAAGATCTTGTTGGAAAAAGGTCCTAGGAGAGTATCTCCTTTCTTCATACCCTACGGTATATCCAACATGGCCGCGGGTTTAGTAGCCATAAGGTACGGCTTTAAGGGACCTAATTACTGCGTAGTTTCAGCCTGTGCAACGGGTAACCACTCCATAGGTGATGCCTTTAGGTTAATACAGAAGGGTGACATAGACGTGGCCATAGTAGGTGGTTGTGAAAGCGCCATAACGCCTCTTGGAGTTGCAGGTTTTGCATCCATGAGAGCCCTTTCTACTAGGAATCACGAACCTCAGAAGGCTTCGAGACCTTTTGATAGAGACAGAGACGGTTTTGTGATGGGAGAGGGTGCGGGTATCTTGGTACTTGAAGAGTACGAACACGCCAAAGCAAGGGGTGCAAAGATATACGCAGAACTTGTAGGCTATGGAGCTACTGACGACGCCTACCATATAACAGCGCCTTGTGCGGATGGAGAAGGTGCCTATATGTGTATGAAATTAGCTTTGGAGGACGCAGGTATACCCCCACACGAGGTAGACTACATAAACGCCCACGGTACTTCAACACCTCTTAACGACAAGTCAGAAACTCTTGCCATAAAAAGGCTCTTTGGAGATCATGCCTACAAGCTTAAAATAAGCTCCAACAAGTCCATGATAGGCCACCTTTTGGGTGCTGCGGGTGCTGTGGAAGCCGTAGCAACGGTAAAAACCATACAGACGGGTATAATCCCACCCACTATAAACCTGGAGAATCCAGATCCAGAGTGTGATCTAGACTACACTCCCAACGTAGCTCAGAAAAAGGAAGTTGTAGTGGCTATATCCAATTCCTTTGGCTTTGGTGGAACCAATGCATGCCTCGTCTTTAGAAAAATATGA
- the rnc gene encoding ribonuclease III, with protein MEPMHASSLEKYEYIEKVLGYTFKDKSILQKALTHKSYSEEGMENYETLEFLGDSLVNLFVVDVLFSEFPKAREGELAQMKAYFISEDFLGELAHELRLDEYVLVGGKKKEKSLSIIADTFEALWAAVYLDSGKDLNFVRQIFERLYKDRIVRLAKENKHRRDYKTMLQEYTQKKWKERPTYRLVSVSGNDNEKVFHVECTFRDYRAIGVGRNKKEAEQDSARKLLEMLQMNM; from the coding sequence GTGGAACCAATGCATGCCTCGTCTTTAGAAAAATATGAATACATAGAGAAGGTTCTAGGTTACACCTTCAAGGATAAATCCATCCTGCAGAAAGCTCTTACACATAAGTCTTACTCCGAAGAAGGTATGGAAAACTACGAAACTCTGGAGTTCCTGGGAGATAGCCTGGTCAATCTTTTCGTTGTTGATGTACTCTTTTCAGAGTTTCCTAAGGCTAGGGAAGGAGAACTCGCGCAGATGAAGGCCTACTTTATAAGCGAGGACTTTTTAGGAGAGCTTGCTCACGAGCTTAGGCTGGATGAGTACGTTCTGGTGGGGGGAAAGAAGAAAGAGAAGAGTCTCTCCATAATAGCGGATACCTTTGAAGCCCTTTGGGCTGCTGTTTACTTAGACAGTGGTAAGGACTTGAACTTTGTACGCCAGATCTTTGAAAGACTGTACAAGGATAGGATAGTAAGGCTGGCTAAGGAGAACAAACACAGAAGGGATTACAAGACGATGCTACAGGAATACACCCAGAAGAAATGGAAGGAGAGGCCAACTTACAGACTCGTATCCGTAAGCGGAAACGACAACGAGAAGGTTTTTCACGTGGAGTGTACCTTTAGAGATTACAGAGCTATAGGCGTGGGTAGGAATAAAAAGGAAGCTGAGCAAGACTCGGCAAGAAAGCTTCTAGAGATGCTTCAGATGAACATGTAA
- a CDS encoding toprim domain-containing protein — MEFEEYIKSLREASKSRAVLVEGKRDKEALSYYGVKNIYTLSGKRLTDLPDLLEPFREVILLLDLDREGEELTRKIRSILSSQGYILIEEFRERLGELGLTYVEDLYEQRGQNKTFGYGSSTRQDGEAMYRPHGRSDSRDKGRHRGG; from the coding sequence ATGGAATTCGAGGAGTACATCAAGAGTTTGAGGGAAGCCTCAAAGAGTAGGGCAGTTTTGGTAGAGGGCAAAAGGGACAAAGAAGCTCTTTCCTACTACGGGGTAAAGAATATCTACACACTGTCTGGTAAAAGGCTTACGGACCTTCCTGACCTTCTAGAACCCTTCAGGGAAGTAATACTCCTACTGGATTTGGATAGAGAAGGGGAGGAGCTTACCCGCAAAATAAGGAGCATTCTGTCTTCCCAGGGATATATTTTAATAGAAGAATTCAGGGAAAGACTTGGAGAGTTAGGATTAACATACGTGGAGGACCTGTATGAACAAAGGGGACAAAACAAAACTTTTGGGTATGGTTCTTCTACACGACAGGATGGCGAAGCTATGTATAGACCTCATGGAAGGTCTGATAGCAGAGATAAAGGCAGACATAGAGGAGGGTAA
- a CDS encoding HAD family hydrolase, whose amino-acid sequence MFKLVIFDLDGTLIDSCQDITLCLNMTLRDFGKPQVESQTVRRYIGSGARALLEKFFPPEDVDKALEVFRGYYRQHPVVYTRPYEGIPEALEFLRSKGVIMTVVTNKMEEISYKILDTLKLLDYFSLVVGGDTYHEKKPSALPIIKTLEKFSVKPKESLIVGDTEADILSGKRASVYTALALWGYTKDMQEEPDFILNTPTEIIELWNSRSTSRV is encoded by the coding sequence ATGTTTAAACTCGTCATCTTTGATCTTGACGGAACCCTCATAGACTCGTGTCAGGACATAACCCTCTGCCTTAACATGACCCTTAGGGACTTTGGAAAACCACAGGTAGAAAGCCAGACAGTCAGAAGGTACATAGGCTCTGGAGCAAGAGCCCTGTTGGAAAAGTTCTTTCCACCTGAAGATGTGGACAAAGCCTTAGAGGTCTTCAGAGGCTATTACAGACAGCATCCTGTTGTTTATACAAGACCATACGAGGGAATACCAGAAGCTTTAGAGTTTTTAAGGTCAAAAGGTGTGATCATGACTGTAGTGACCAACAAGATGGAAGAGATAAGCTACAAGATCCTGGACACTCTAAAGCTCCTTGACTACTTTAGCCTGGTGGTAGGCGGCGATACCTACCATGAGAAGAAGCCTTCAGCTCTGCCCATCATCAAAACCTTGGAGAAGTTTTCAGTTAAACCGAAGGAATCCTTGATAGTAGGCGATACAGAGGCCGATATACTTTCAGGGAAGAGGGCAAGCGTGTATACAGCTCTAGCCCTTTGGGGATACACAAAGGATATGCAAGAAGAGCCAGATTTTATATTAAACACTCCTACAGAAATCATAGAGCTATGGAATTCGAGGAGTACATCAAGAGTTTGA
- a CDS encoding MFS transporter: MEKIKTDLPYRLESLGWTPFHTKLVLVLGITWVFDAFEVVMAGAVAKPMAKTLGFVDVQTSFFITSFLVGALVGSLLFGYFADRYGRKKLFLLTLFLYALSTFLTGFAWDFYSAVLFRILAGAGLGGEFAAIQSVIDEFMPAKHRGKVDGIIAALWNFGGLSASLTAYLLIDLLGEGIAWRFGFWVAALFAIVIVYARRNLPDSPRWLLSRGRTEEAERIVESLEKKYCRTSEDAKACEVPVFEGGMFKATREILTKYRWRFLFSASISFTILTTYYSFISLIPTGFAKRFDLDPHSITLVYTAINVAGLVGGLFVALLVDSVGRKRLGLFISFFSLLLSLFFLSGAGFVWVLSLYSLVAFSFPSVAYVVATEIYPSYIRAYVIGLLSVVGRVGGAFVPPVVTYLATKDYIYGILAFSALWFVGFLAFLLWNMFGKETKGKPLEEIA, from the coding sequence ATGGAAAAGATAAAGACGGATTTACCATACAGGCTGGAATCTTTAGGCTGGACGCCCTTCCATACAAAGCTCGTGCTCGTGTTGGGTATAACGTGGGTCTTTGATGCTTTTGAAGTGGTGATGGCTGGAGCTGTGGCAAAGCCCATGGCTAAAACCTTAGGCTTTGTCGATGTGCAGACCTCCTTTTTTATAACCTCCTTTTTAGTGGGTGCTTTGGTAGGTTCTCTCCTCTTTGGCTACTTTGCAGATAGATACGGAAGGAAAAAGCTATTCCTCCTTACCCTTTTCTTGTACGCTTTGTCTACCTTCCTTACTGGCTTTGCCTGGGATTTTTACAGCGCCGTCCTTTTTAGGATCCTTGCGGGTGCTGGGCTTGGGGGAGAGTTTGCCGCCATACAGTCAGTCATAGACGAGTTCATGCCGGCAAAGCATAGGGGAAAGGTGGACGGTATAATAGCCGCTCTATGGAACTTTGGTGGGTTGTCCGCTTCCTTGACTGCTTACTTGCTCATAGACCTCTTGGGTGAGGGTATTGCCTGGCGCTTTGGTTTTTGGGTAGCAGCCCTGTTTGCTATCGTTATAGTTTACGCCAGGAGAAACCTACCAGACTCTCCGAGATGGCTCCTTTCCAGGGGAAGGACGGAAGAGGCAGAAAGGATCGTGGAAAGCCTGGAAAAGAAGTACTGTAGGACCTCTGAGGATGCCAAAGCCTGCGAGGTTCCTGTCTTTGAAGGTGGTATGTTTAAGGCCACGAGAGAGATTTTAACTAAATACCGATGGAGGTTTCTCTTTAGCGCATCTATCAGCTTTACCATCCTTACTACCTACTACAGCTTTATAAGCCTTATACCTACGGGGTTTGCCAAGAGGTTTGACCTGGACCCTCATAGCATAACTTTGGTCTACACGGCCATAAACGTAGCAGGGCTTGTGGGTGGGCTCTTTGTAGCCTTGCTGGTGGACTCTGTGGGCAGGAAGAGGCTTGGTCTTTTTATCTCCTTTTTCTCTCTGCTGCTTTCTCTTTTCTTCCTTTCAGGTGCTGGTTTTGTTTGGGTGCTTTCCCTCTACTCGCTCGTGGCCTTCTCCTTTCCCTCTGTGGCTTACGTGGTGGCCACAGAAATATACCCTTCTTACATAAGGGCGTACGTCATAGGCCTGTTGTCTGTGGTGGGTAGGGTCGGTGGGGCCTTTGTGCCGCCTGTGGTTACGTACTTGGCCACTAAGGATTACATTTATGGCATCCTAGCTTTCAGTGCTCTGTGGTTTGTGGGTTTCTTGGCTTTTCTCCTCTGGAACATGTTCGGGAAGGAGACCAAGGGCAAGCCCTTGGAAGAGATAGCATAA